The genomic segment CAAACCATGACCACCAACACCTTCGCTTCCCTCAATCTGACCGGCAATCCGTTCTCCATGGCCACCAGCCAGGACGGATTCTACCAAACCCAGGCCACGCGCATGATCCTGGACGAGCTGGCCCACGGCATCGAAACGCGCAAGGGCTTCATGGTGCTCATTGGCGAGGTCGGGGTGGGCAAGACCTCCCTTTCCCTGCAGCTGTTCGCCATGCTCGAAGGCCGCGATGCCGTTTTCGCCTGGATCTTCAACCCCATGTTCACCAAGGAAGAACTGTTCCGGGCCATTGCCGGCGACTTCGGCCTGTCCTGCGAGCGGGACTTCACCCTGCTCGACTATCAAAAGCTGCTCCACGATTTCTTTCTGGCCACGCACGCGGCTGGAAAAACCAGCGTCATCGCCGTGGACGAGGCCCACAACCTGAGCGACGACTCCCTGGAAGCCCTGCGCATGCTCGGCAATTTCGAGTTCGACGGCCAGAAGCTGGTCCAGGTCATCCTCATCGCCCAGCCGGAACTGGCCCAGCGCCTGGAGCGGGAATCCATGCGCCAGCTCAAGAGCCGCATCGCCATTTATCAAGTCCTGCCGCAGTTTGGCCGGGACGAGCTGATCGGCTACGTCAATTTCAAATTGAGTCAGGGCGGATCGCAACTCCGCCTGTCCGGACTGGCCGCCTGGATGCTGTGGCGGGCCACGCGCGGCAATCTGCGCCTGGCCAAGCTGATCATGGAGCGCGCCCTGTACGGCTGCCTGGCCTTTGGCACGCGGAGCATCACGCCCCGGATCATGCGTCTGGCCATCCAGGAGGTGCAAAGCGGCGCCAAGCACGCTGCCCGGCCGATCTCGCGGCCCGTCATCATCCTTGGCGCCGTGGTGGCCGGCCTGATCCTGGTCGGTCTTGGCGCCGCGCGCCTGCCTGGACTGGACGGCCATTGGTCTTGGCCGCCGGCCATCAAGGCCCTGGTCCGCCCGCTTTCGGCGCGGCCCGCGCCCGCCGCGCCCCGGAATTCCACCGACACGGCCAAAGCCGTGAACGCGCTGGAAGCCCTGGCCGGCAAGCCACTGGGACCGGACCTGTCCACGGTTTTGGCCCAGGCCGTGCGCGACAAAAACATCGGACCACTGCGCGTCACCCTGCCGCCGACCATGACCGTGGCCACCCTGGATCGCCTGCCCGGGGCACCGGGATCGAATCCGCGCTGGGTGGCCCTGCCATGGCCGGCCGACGCGACCGACAGGCCGGCGTGGCTCGTGTTCTGGGTGTCGGAATTTCCCGTGGACACGCCTCCGCCCGGCCAAAGCAGTCCCATGGTCCACGCGGCCCAGGAGCGCCTGCGCGCCCTGGGCTTTTTGACCAAACCCGCCAGCGGCCTGCTCAACAGCCCGACCTGGTACGCCATCGCCGACTTCCAACGCTCCGTGGGCCTGCCCGTGAACGGCGCCCTGGACCCGACGACGTTTTTCTGGCTCCGCTTCTCCGCAACCCCGGCCACCACGACACCACGATCATGACCCAACCAACCATCCGCCTCGGCGACCTGCTCAAGGACAAGGGCCTCCTCTCCGACCGACACATCCAATACGCCCTGCAGGAACAGCGCGTCACCGGGCAGAAGCTCGGGCAGGTGCTGACCGGCATCGGCATCGTCTCGGAATTCGACCTGATCCACGCCCTCAGCTCCCAGCTCGGCCTCGACCACATCGATCTGGACAAGGAAGCGCCGGACATGGCCCTGCTGCGCCGCTTCAATCGCGGCACCTGTCTCAACCTGCGCCTGTTTCCACTGCGCCCGGAAGGAGATGTCGTGCTCGTGGCCACGTCCGGTCTGCCCGACGCGGCCATGGAGCAGGCCTGTCTGCGCTTCACCGGCAAGAAACCGCGTTTTCTGCTGGCCGAGGAAAGCAAAATCGTGTCCTCGATCTACAACTACTTCTTTTTTCTGGAAAACCCCGTCGAGGACATTCTGGAGCGCGAGGCCAAAACCCTGGCCAACGACACCACCCTGACCACCAGCCCGGACCGCTTCGTGGAGTACCTGCTGCTGTTGGCCATCAAGGAGCGCACCTCGGACATCCACATCCGGCCCATGGAACACGGCATCAACGTCGCCTTCCGCGTTGACGGCGTGCTCAAGAGCGTGCGTTTCTACCCGCCAAGCCTCAAACGCGTCCTGAGCACCATCAAGCTTGGCGCCGGCATGGACATTTCCGAGCAGCGCCTGCCCCAGGACGGCCGCTGGAGCGCCACCCTGCTGCACCGCAAGTTCGACATCCGCGTCTCGTCGCTGGTCACGCCCTACGGCGAAAACCTCGTCCTGCGCCTGCTCCCCCAGGAACGCGGCAGCTTCAGCCTGCGCGCCCTGGGTTTTTTGCCCGAGGACCTGGACCGGCTGGCCATGGCCTTTCAGGAGCCGTTCGGCATCATCCTGCTGACCGGCCCCACGGGCTCGGGCAAATCGACGACCCTGGTCGCCGGCCTGTCCTCCCTGGATTTGCTCGGCAAGAACGTGCTGACCGTGGAAAACCCCATCGAGTACATCGTGCCCCTGGCCCGGCAGACCCAGGTCAACGAGGCCGCCGGCTACGACTTCGCCAACGCCATGCGCTATTTCCTGCGCCATGACCCGGACATCATCCTCATCGGCGAAATGCGCGACGAACTGACGGCCAAGACCGCCATCACCGCCGCCACCACCGGCCATCTGGTCCTGTCCACCCTGCACAGCAACACGGCCCTGGGCGCCATTCCGCGCCTCAAGGGCCTGGGGCTGGACAATCTGTCCATGGCCGAATCCCTGGTGGCCGTGGTCAGCCAGCGTCTGGTGCGCACCATCTGCGGCCAATGCCAGGAAGCCTACACGCCCAGCGACGCGGAATTGATCTATCTGGGCGCGAAAACGACCACCCTGTACCGGGGCAAGGGCTGCCCGGCCTGCGGCCAGAGCGGCTACCGCGGCCGCACGCTGTTGTATGAAATTTTGTTCATCACCCCGGAAATGCGCCAACTTCTGGAAGAGGACGCCTCCCTGCACGCCCTGGAAACCCTCGCCGTCAACCAGGGCTTCACGACCATGTTCGACATCGGCGTGAAAAAAGC from the Deltaproteobacteria bacterium genome contains:
- a CDS encoding type II/IV secretion system protein codes for the protein MTQPTIRLGDLLKDKGLLSDRHIQYALQEQRVTGQKLGQVLTGIGIVSEFDLIHALSSQLGLDHIDLDKEAPDMALLRRFNRGTCLNLRLFPLRPEGDVVLVATSGLPDAAMEQACLRFTGKKPRFLLAEESKIVSSIYNYFFFLENPVEDILEREAKTLANDTTLTTSPDRFVEYLLLLAIKERTSDIHIRPMEHGINVAFRVDGVLKSVRFYPPSLKRVLSTIKLGAGMDISEQRLPQDGRWSATLLHRKFDIRVSSLVTPYGENLVLRLLPQERGSFSLRALGFLPEDLDRLAMAFQEPFGIILLTGPTGSGKSTTLVAGLSSLDLLGKNVLTVENPIEYIVPLARQTQVNEAAGYDFANAMRYFLRHDPDIILIGEMRDELTAKTAITAATTGHLVLSTLHSNTALGAIPRLKGLGLDNLSMAESLVAVVSQRLVRTICGQCQEAYTPSDAELIYLGAKTTTLYRGKGCPACGQSGYRGRTLLYEILFITPEMRQLLEEDASLHALETLAVNQGFTTMFDIGVKKALAGDTTIDELQRVLGSSRYTSITSATSSAF